The following coding sequences are from one Gossypium hirsutum isolate 1008001.06 chromosome A12, Gossypium_hirsutum_v2.1, whole genome shotgun sequence window:
- the LOC107946213 gene encoding MYB-like transcription factor EOBI isoform X1, giving the protein MSTLIEEEIEVRKGPWTTEEDTLLTHYIGRHGVGPWNMLAKCAGTNTLINKLFTLFFMFWVDLPLTSSGLKRSGKSCRLRWLNYLNPDIKRGNLTLQEQQLILQLHSLWGNRWSKIAEHLPGRTDNEIKNYWRTRVQNKQPSSSSLKEMSSQFSVPCQLPECIVPSGSVINISEQIEFPQHETSPNAYAHTCVDNNNLVLNGSYNIGRSGQDMEAFRLASMSAVGEGCWICNEMTDSLWQCRELGEMGN; this is encoded by the exons ATGTCCACTCTTATTGAAGAGGAGATTGAGGTGAGAAAAGGGCCATGGACCACGGAAGAGGATACGCTCCTAACCCATTACATTGGTCGTCATGGGGTAGGTCCTTGGAATATGTTGGCAAAATGTGCAGGTACCAACACATTGatcaacaaactctttacccttTTCTTTATGTTCTGGGTTGATCTACCTTTAACTTCCTCAGGTCTTAAGAGAAGTGGTAAAAGTTGCAGATTAAGGTGGCTTAACTATTTGAACCCTGACATTAAGCGCGGAAACCTCACTCTCCAAGAACAACAATTGATTCTTCAACTTCATTCCCTGTGGGGAAATCG ATGGTCAAAAATTGCAGAGCATCTTCCGGGAAGAACAGACAACGAGATCAAGAACTATTGGAGAACAAGGGTGCAAAACAAGCAGCCATCCTCTTCTTCTTTGAAAGAAATGAGCTCCCAATTTTCAGTTCCTTGTCAATTACCAGAATGCATCGTCCCTTCAGGTTCAGTCATAAACATTTCAGAGCAAATTGAATTTCCCCAACACGAAACAAGTCCAAACGCATATGCCCATACTTGTGTCGACAACAATAACCTAGTTCTTAATGGAAGTTACAATATTGGCAGAAGTGGGCAGGACATGGAGGCATTCAGACTGGCATCCATGTCAGCTGTGGGTGAAGGGTGTTGGATATGTAATGAGATGACAGATAGTTTATGGCAATGTAGGGAGTTGGGAGAGATGGGGAACTAG
- the LOC107946213 gene encoding MYB-like transcription factor EOBII isoform X2, producing the protein MSTLIEEEIEVRKGPWTTEEDTLLTHYIGRHGVGPWNMLAKCAGLKRSGKSCRLRWLNYLNPDIKRGNLTLQEQQLILQLHSLWGNRWSKIAEHLPGRTDNEIKNYWRTRVQNKQPSSSSLKEMSSQFSVPCQLPECIVPSGSVINISEQIEFPQHETSPNAYAHTCVDNNNLVLNGSYNIGRSGQDMEAFRLASMSAVGEGCWICNEMTDSLWQCRELGEMGN; encoded by the exons ATGTCCACTCTTATTGAAGAGGAGATTGAGGTGAGAAAAGGGCCATGGACCACGGAAGAGGATACGCTCCTAACCCATTACATTGGTCGTCATGGGGTAGGTCCTTGGAATATGTTGGCAAAATGTGCAG GTCTTAAGAGAAGTGGTAAAAGTTGCAGATTAAGGTGGCTTAACTATTTGAACCCTGACATTAAGCGCGGAAACCTCACTCTCCAAGAACAACAATTGATTCTTCAACTTCATTCCCTGTGGGGAAATCG ATGGTCAAAAATTGCAGAGCATCTTCCGGGAAGAACAGACAACGAGATCAAGAACTATTGGAGAACAAGGGTGCAAAACAAGCAGCCATCCTCTTCTTCTTTGAAAGAAATGAGCTCCCAATTTTCAGTTCCTTGTCAATTACCAGAATGCATCGTCCCTTCAGGTTCAGTCATAAACATTTCAGAGCAAATTGAATTTCCCCAACACGAAACAAGTCCAAACGCATATGCCCATACTTGTGTCGACAACAATAACCTAGTTCTTAATGGAAGTTACAATATTGGCAGAAGTGGGCAGGACATGGAGGCATTCAGACTGGCATCCATGTCAGCTGTGGGTGAAGGGTGTTGGATATGTAATGAGATGACAGATAGTTTATGGCAATGTAGGGAGTTGGGAGAGATGGGGAACTAG
- the LOC107946213 gene encoding MYB-like transcription factor EOBI isoform X3: MDHGRGYAPNPLHWSSWGRSLEYVGKMCRLRWLNYLNPDIKRGNLTLQEQQLILQLHSLWGNRWSKIAEHLPGRTDNEIKNYWRTRVQNKQPSSSSLKEMSSQFSVPCQLPECIVPSGSVINISEQIEFPQHETSPNAYAHTCVDNNNLVLNGSYNIGRSGQDMEAFRLASMSAVGEGCWICNEMTDSLWQCRELGEMGN; this comes from the exons ATGGACCACGGAAGAGGATACGCTCCTAACCCATTACATTGGTCGTCATGGGGTAGGTCCTTGGAATATGTTGGCAAAATGTGCAG ATTAAGGTGGCTTAACTATTTGAACCCTGACATTAAGCGCGGAAACCTCACTCTCCAAGAACAACAATTGATTCTTCAACTTCATTCCCTGTGGGGAAATCG ATGGTCAAAAATTGCAGAGCATCTTCCGGGAAGAACAGACAACGAGATCAAGAACTATTGGAGAACAAGGGTGCAAAACAAGCAGCCATCCTCTTCTTCTTTGAAAGAAATGAGCTCCCAATTTTCAGTTCCTTGTCAATTACCAGAATGCATCGTCCCTTCAGGTTCAGTCATAAACATTTCAGAGCAAATTGAATTTCCCCAACACGAAACAAGTCCAAACGCATATGCCCATACTTGTGTCGACAACAATAACCTAGTTCTTAATGGAAGTTACAATATTGGCAGAAGTGGGCAGGACATGGAGGCATTCAGACTGGCATCCATGTCAGCTGTGGGTGAAGGGTGTTGGATATGTAATGAGATGACAGATAGTTTATGGCAATGTAGGGAGTTGGGAGAGATGGGGAACTAG